From one Perca flavescens isolate YP-PL-M2 chromosome 19, PFLA_1.0, whole genome shotgun sequence genomic stretch:
- the LOC114546049 gene encoding uncharacterized protein LOC114546049 produces MEHILQNPDSSKRRISARQAEGVRKPAAQCPCCKDSQVPHSKRKRSHSAARGDRPQKRKRTSVARPPKPSAENPASEVSNWGPSPQPSTPAVDIAGLLGLVPKLEATISPADLPVASTVAPSLQPSAAPPHHDEPLKIHNRSVEEYQQIYHEVVDDMLRYKSGQLRPYSLDLGRRIKQKLWERLDRPTFSETVAEDGRVHVDVSYGVGVYPPLYEVDISGEPEPETPPRKRAKKNLHCCLHLAIRPDDSTPGLHLQPLPATWTSASYLSSVYTPKWKSRDQRHTGRNIGLLRPSLTFSAAETVTHAFITSRIDCRNSILCASPAKGSNELRYIHNSAACLLTHTRSRTSTGSLFPNASS; encoded by the exons ATGGAACAT ATTTTGCAAAACCCTGACTCCAGTAAAAGGAGAATCTCTGCACGCCAGGCCGAAGGTGTGAGGAAGCCTGCAGCCCAGTGTCCATGCTGCAAGGACAGCCAG GTGCCACATTCAAAGCGAAAGCGCTCGCACTCTGCTGCACGTGGCGACCGTCCCCAGAAGCGGAAGCGGACCTCCGTGGCCCGCCCCCCCAAACCCTCTGCTGAGAATCCAGCGTCGGAGGTGTCGAACTGGGGTCCTTCTCCCCAGCCTTCCACCCCAGCTGTTGACATCGCAGGGTTATTGGGTTTGGTCCCAAAGCTTGAGGCCACCATCTCGCCAGCTGACCTGCCGGTGGCGTCAACCGTGGCCCCCAGCCTCCAGCCCTCTGCTGCTCCGCCGCACCACGACGAGCCTCTAAAGATACACAACCGCTCTGTGGAAGAGTACCAGCAGATCTACCATGAGGTTGTAGATGACATGCTGAG GTACAAGAGCGGCCAGCTGCGTCCGTACAGTTTAGATCTGGGACGTCGCATCAAGCAGAAGCTGTGGGAGAGACTGGACCGTCCCACGTTCAGTGAGACGGTGGCTGAAGACGGCCGGGTGCATGTGGACGTCTCCTACGGGGTCGGAGTCTATCCTCCTCTTTATGAGGTGGACATTTCGGGAGAACCCGAGCCCGAGACACCCCCAAGGAAAAGAGCTAAGAA aaacCTGCACTGCTGCCTCCACCTAGCTATCCGGCCAGATGACTCCACCCCGGGCCTCCACCTACAGCCTCTTCCAGCAACCTGGACCTCCGCCTCCTATCTTAGTTCCGTGTACACACCGAAGTGGAAGAGCAGGGACCAAAGACACACTG ggagaaatattggacttctCCGCCCATCGCTCACCTTCTCCGCTGCCGAAACTGTGACCCACGCCTTCATCACTTCCAGAATCGACTGCCGCAACAGCATCCTCTGTGCTTCACCTGCAAAAGGCTCAAATGAACTCCGATACATCCACAACTCTGCTGCTTGTCTCCTCACCCACACCCGTTCCAgaacctccactggctccctgttcCCCAACGCATCCAGTTGa